In Cytobacillus oceanisediminis, the following proteins share a genomic window:
- a CDS encoding NAD(P)-dependent oxidoreductase, with translation MKIGFIGTGVMGSRMAKRLLDNSFHVMVHNRTIEKAQPLIELGAFYSETISYLASQCQVVCTCLSMPDDVLNVYTGKEGIIHSAQPGTICIDFTSVGADTSKTIFEMTDAKKISYLDCPVSGGPEGAESGTLTIMAGGEKVAFQKVKPVLEVLGDTIEYLGPSGSGSIAKLINQYLVAVHSLAASEAMVTGSAYGLDSELLLKVLKASYGDSRILRRHMEQYVFDRHFTPGGAVKYVNKDVRLANQLLQDAGLSQFTGQMAEKAFQAAAEQGLSDQDMSAVIKPLEEEAGIIVKRKK, from the coding sequence ATGAAGATTGGATTTATTGGTACAGGAGTAATGGGTTCGCGGATGGCTAAGCGTCTCCTGGACAATAGCTTTCACGTCATGGTTCATAATCGGACAATTGAAAAAGCACAGCCCCTTATTGAGCTGGGAGCCTTTTATTCGGAAACGATCAGCTACCTGGCCAGCCAATGTCAAGTCGTGTGTACATGTCTTTCTATGCCAGACGATGTGCTGAACGTCTATACAGGTAAGGAGGGGATTATTCATAGTGCCCAGCCCGGAACGATATGCATTGACTTTACATCAGTAGGGGCCGACACGAGTAAAACAATCTTTGAGATGACAGATGCAAAAAAGATCAGTTATCTGGATTGTCCGGTTAGCGGCGGTCCAGAAGGAGCAGAAAGCGGGACATTAACGATCATGGCAGGCGGCGAGAAAGTGGCTTTTCAAAAAGTTAAGCCGGTACTGGAGGTGCTCGGTGACACCATAGAGTATCTGGGACCTTCGGGTTCAGGCAGCATTGCCAAGCTGATTAATCAGTATCTTGTTGCTGTTCACTCGCTGGCTGCATCAGAGGCAATGGTAACAGGATCTGCTTATGGACTGGACTCCGAACTGCTCTTGAAAGTGCTGAAGGCAAGCTATGGCGACAGCAGAATCCTGCGCAGGCATATGGAACAATACGTATTCGACCGCCATTTCACACCAGGAGGGGCAGTGAAATATGTTAACAAGGATGTCCGGCTCGCCAACCAGCTTTTACAGGATGCCGGCCTAAGCCAATTTACAGGTCAGATGGCTGAAAAAGCATTCCAGGCAGCAGCTGAGCAAGGCCTTAGCGATCAGGATATGTCGGCAGTCATAAAGCCGCTGGAGGAAGAGGCAGGAATTATTGTGAAGAGGAAGAAGTAA
- a CDS encoding carbohydrate ABC transporter permease, which translates to METVKPDGTPRIGKGLDTKLVSKPIINRIAYGIMYVFLVLVAVFQIFPIIWLFLFSLKNNQEVFNMSPFSLPENPKWENYAKVWTEGNISLYFLNSVTYTLSAVMLTVVLASMVTFAITRMHWKGSRLVLGLFMVGLMIPVHSTLIPLFSTFTNINLIDNPLSIILTYTAFNLPITIMILLGFYEALPREVEEAAVMDGASIHHIFFKITLPMTMPVMATAAIINMIYNWNEFVFVNTFISSNSFKTLTVGIQNFIGQYTTDWGAIGATLVISILPILIAFLILSNRIVEGIASGSVKG; encoded by the coding sequence ATGGAAACAGTAAAACCTGATGGCACTCCACGCATAGGAAAAGGACTGGACACAAAGCTTGTCTCAAAACCGATCATAAACCGTATAGCTTATGGCATCATGTATGTGTTCCTAGTTCTTGTCGCCGTGTTTCAGATTTTCCCGATTATCTGGCTCTTTCTTTTTTCCCTGAAAAACAACCAGGAAGTCTTCAATATGTCTCCATTTTCATTGCCTGAAAACCCTAAATGGGAAAATTACGCAAAGGTTTGGACGGAAGGAAACATCAGCCTCTATTTTTTAAATAGTGTAACGTACACCCTTTCAGCCGTCATGCTGACTGTTGTTTTAGCCAGCATGGTTACCTTTGCCATTACGAGAATGCATTGGAAAGGCAGCAGGCTGGTGCTGGGACTGTTTATGGTCGGTTTAATGATACCGGTCCATTCAACATTGATCCCTTTATTCAGCACTTTTACCAATATCAATCTGATTGATAATCCGCTATCCATTATTCTAACTTACACAGCTTTTAACCTGCCGATCACCATTATGATTTTGCTGGGCTTTTATGAAGCTTTGCCAAGGGAGGTAGAAGAAGCAGCAGTCATGGATGGTGCATCCATCCATCATATTTTCTTTAAAATAACTCTGCCAATGACGATGCCGGTAATGGCAACGGCTGCGATTATTAATATGATCTACAACTGGAATGAATTTGTTTTTGTGAATACATTTATCAGTTCGAATAGCTTTAAGACACTCACTGTTGGTATCCAGAATTTCATTGGCCAGTATACTACGGATTGGGGGGCTATCGGTGCCACACTGGTCATCAGCATCCTGCCAATATTAATTGCCTTTCTGATATTAAGCAATCGCATCGTTGAGGGGATAGCATCTGGCTCGGTTAAAGGATAA
- a CDS encoding lysozyme family protein produces MKRKKSKKRTKRRSNIAFLLFFLVLIFVLFDQFKQLNIKETAVSLLPNTVSRDVQNYTPILQKELKEVNLEEYTLVLAAIMQQESKGKGGDPMQASESAGLPPNSIRDPEQSIKQGVKHFQKALNYGSQKKVDFPAVIQAYNMGIGYIDFVAEQGGKHSEEIAKEFSLKQAEKNPEVYNCGGDKNNFRYPYCYGDFTYTTKVTKNIEILTASNTGKSGEFKSVW; encoded by the coding sequence ATGAAACGCAAAAAAAGCAAAAAGCGTACAAAACGCAGATCAAATATAGCATTCCTGTTATTTTTTTTGGTTTTGATCTTTGTCCTATTTGATCAATTCAAGCAGCTTAATATTAAGGAAACAGCGGTTTCCTTACTGCCTAATACTGTGTCAAGGGATGTTCAGAATTATACGCCAATCCTTCAGAAGGAGTTGAAGGAAGTTAACCTTGAAGAATATACTCTCGTATTGGCCGCGATCATGCAGCAGGAAAGCAAAGGGAAGGGCGGGGACCCGATGCAGGCTTCAGAATCAGCAGGATTACCCCCGAATTCCATTCGGGATCCGGAACAAAGCATTAAGCAGGGTGTTAAACACTTTCAGAAAGCATTAAATTATGGCAGTCAAAAAAAGGTAGACTTCCCTGCCGTTATCCAGGCTTACAATATGGGAATCGGCTATATTGACTTTGTTGCTGAACAGGGCGGAAAACACAGTGAAGAAATCGCGAAAGAATTCTCACTCAAACAGGCTGAAAAAAATCCGGAAGTTTATAATTGCGGAGGCGACAAAAATAATTTCCGCTATCCATACTGTTATGGGGATTTCACGTATACAACAAAAGTAACGAAAAATATTGAGATTCTTACGGCAAGTAACACAGGAAAATCCGGAGAATTTAAATCAGTATGGTGA
- a CDS encoding extracellular solute-binding protein yields MFKKAHSFLLIAVLILAAALAGCSGNTDTASGENGSKKTIKFMHLWPAGSSKQQNQIVTDIIEQYEAEHEDVKIEVEVLENEQYKNKIKVLSSSNELPDVGFTWAAGYMTPFVKGNLFAELDDVLNDGLKDSFVSGTTEAYALDGKTYGLPLELNIAPIYYNKEIFKKYNLDVPQTYSEFENAVKTLADNGVAPIALGNKDRWTGSLWYMYLADRFGGAEVLNKAIDRSGSFEDPALVSAAEEIQNLVKENAFNKGYNGLSNDEGKAEFLNGNAAMYLMGTWELPNFTTNEEIPQDFRDSVGFFKFPTVDGGKGNIDSWVGGPGVGLFVAENSKVKDESKEFVKFFVKKWGEQSVEKAGVIPATKVDTGKVDLPDLYIDVLNELNKASSLTLFADVQMSASVAETHLNLIQSLFGNEVKPADYAKQHEEALKAEEGN; encoded by the coding sequence ATGTTTAAGAAAGCGCATTCATTTTTACTTATTGCAGTGCTGATCCTGGCAGCAGCGCTCGCAGGATGCAGCGGAAACACCGATACGGCCAGTGGTGAAAACGGTTCCAAAAAAACCATTAAATTCATGCACTTATGGCCGGCAGGAAGCTCCAAGCAGCAAAATCAGATTGTTACAGATATTATTGAACAATATGAAGCCGAGCATGAAGATGTGAAAATTGAAGTTGAAGTTCTGGAAAATGAGCAGTACAAAAATAAAATCAAGGTTCTTTCATCTTCAAATGAATTGCCGGATGTAGGGTTTACCTGGGCAGCGGGATATATGACTCCATTTGTGAAGGGCAATCTATTTGCAGAGCTTGATGATGTATTAAATGATGGTTTGAAGGATTCTTTTGTCAGCGGGACTACGGAAGCTTACGCTCTCGATGGAAAAACCTATGGTTTGCCTCTTGAGCTGAACATTGCACCTATATACTACAATAAAGAAATTTTTAAGAAATATAATCTTGATGTTCCCCAAACTTACAGCGAGTTTGAAAATGCTGTTAAGACATTGGCAGACAACGGTGTTGCCCCGATTGCACTTGGAAATAAAGACCGCTGGACAGGATCTTTGTGGTACATGTACCTGGCAGACCGATTTGGCGGGGCTGAAGTTCTTAATAAAGCCATTGACCGCTCCGGTTCGTTCGAAGATCCGGCACTGGTATCAGCTGCTGAAGAAATTCAAAACCTTGTCAAAGAGAACGCATTTAATAAAGGCTATAATGGACTTTCAAATGACGAAGGAAAGGCTGAGTTCCTGAACGGCAATGCGGCAATGTATCTGATGGGAACCTGGGAGCTCCCTAATTTTACAACGAATGAAGAAATCCCGCAGGATTTCAGGGATAGCGTTGGATTCTTTAAATTCCCGACCGTTGACGGCGGCAAAGGAAATATCGACAGCTGGGTGGGCGGCCCGGGAGTAGGGTTATTCGTTGCTGAGAATTCAAAGGTTAAAGATGAATCAAAAGAATTTGTAAAGTTCTTTGTTAAAAAGTGGGGAGAGCAATCTGTTGAAAAAGCGGGTGTAATTCCTGCCACGAAGGTCGATACCGGTAAAGTGGATCTTCCAGACCTGTATATTGATGTCTTAAACGAGTTAAATAAAGCCAGCAGCTTAACCTTATTTGCTGATGTCCAAATGAGTGCTTCGGTTGCAGAAACACATTTAAACCTTATCCAATCACTGTTCGGCAATGAAGTAAAACCAGCTGATTATGCCAAACAGCATGAAGAGGCTCTTAAGGCTGAGGAAGGGAATTAA
- a CDS encoding glycoside hydrolase family 43 protein: MALIRNPILTGFNPDPSICRVGEDYYIAVSTFEWFPGVGIYHSKDLKNWRLAARPLNRISQLNMTGNPDSGGVWAPALSYHDGQFWLIYTDVKVVDGQWKDCHNYLSVCESVEGEWSDPVYLNSSGFDPSMFHDEEGKKYLVNMVWDHRAGHHNFYGIALQEYDAQKQKLTGKAEIIFKGTDIKLTEAPHLYKINGYYYLLTAEGGTKYDHQATIARSKNIRGPYEVHPENPLISSFGSPRNPLQKAGHASLVQTHTDEWFLVHLTGRPLSREGHPLLDPRGYCPLGRETAIQRLEWKNEWPYVTGGNEPSLEIEGPKIKEAKWGRDFPEKDDFDSETLNLHFQNLRIPLGEHIVSLNDNPGHLRLYGKESLTSKFTQAFIARRWQHFSFTAETKVAFEPETFQQSAGLVNYYNTENWTSCQVSWNEDKGRILELVSCDNFTFSQPLKGNEIEIPAEVKYVYLRVNVHIHEYNYSYSFDGENWTELAVPFQSHKLSDDYIKGGGFFTGAFVGMQCQDTSGQNQFADFDYFVYKGESKS, from the coding sequence ATGGCACTCATACGCAATCCGATTTTAACAGGATTTAATCCTGATCCGAGCATTTGCCGGGTGGGAGAAGATTATTATATTGCTGTTTCCACTTTTGAGTGGTTTCCCGGTGTTGGAATCTATCATTCTAAGGATCTGAAGAATTGGCGTCTGGCTGCAAGGCCATTAAACCGGATAAGCCAGCTGAATATGACAGGAAATCCGGATTCAGGCGGGGTTTGGGCACCTGCTTTATCCTATCATGATGGCCAGTTCTGGCTTATTTATACGGATGTAAAAGTGGTGGATGGCCAGTGGAAGGATTGCCATAATTACCTTTCAGTATGTGAAAGCGTAGAAGGGGAATGGTCTGATCCTGTATATTTAAATAGTTCAGGATTTGACCCTTCTATGTTCCATGATGAGGAAGGAAAAAAATATTTGGTCAACATGGTGTGGGATCACCGTGCCGGCCATCACAATTTTTACGGAATCGCTTTGCAGGAATATGACGCACAGAAGCAAAAGCTGACAGGGAAAGCGGAGATCATCTTCAAGGGGACCGATATCAAACTGACAGAAGCTCCGCATTTGTATAAAATCAATGGCTATTACTATTTGCTGACTGCTGAAGGCGGGACTAAATATGACCATCAGGCCACCATTGCGAGATCAAAGAATATAAGGGGGCCATATGAAGTGCACCCTGAAAATCCGCTCATTTCATCTTTCGGGTCACCGAGGAACCCTCTGCAAAAGGCCGGTCACGCCTCATTGGTACAAACCCACACAGATGAATGGTTTCTTGTCCATCTTACAGGACGTCCCTTATCAAGAGAGGGGCATCCCTTACTCGACCCGCGCGGATATTGTCCTCTTGGAAGGGAGACGGCCATACAAAGGCTGGAATGGAAGAATGAATGGCCTTATGTGACTGGCGGGAACGAGCCTTCCCTTGAAATAGAAGGGCCAAAGATTAAGGAAGCAAAGTGGGGAAGAGATTTTCCGGAAAAAGACGATTTTGATAGTGAAACCCTAAACCTGCATTTCCAGAATTTAAGGATTCCACTTGGGGAGCATATTGTTTCATTGAATGATAACCCGGGCCATCTTCGATTATATGGGAAAGAAAGCTTAACATCCAAATTTACACAGGCCTTCATTGCGAGGAGATGGCAGCACTTTTCTTTTACTGCTGAAACAAAGGTGGCATTTGAGCCCGAAACCTTCCAGCAATCTGCCGGCCTCGTCAATTATTATAATACTGAAAACTGGACGTCCTGCCAGGTCAGCTGGAATGAAGATAAAGGACGAATCCTTGAATTGGTGTCATGCGATAATTTTACTTTCTCCCAGCCTTTAAAAGGGAATGAAATAGAAATCCCGGCAGAAGTGAAATATGTTTACCTACGTGTTAATGTCCATATCCATGAATATAATTATTCTTATTCATTCGACGGTGAGAACTGGACAGAACTTGCAGTTCCTTTCCAATCCCATAAATTATCGGATGATTACATAAAGGGCGGCGGTTTTTTTACAGGTGCATTCGTCGGCATGCAATGTCAGGACACTTCCGGCCAAAATCAATTTGCCGATTTTGATTATTTTGTTTATAAAGGCGAATCTAAATCATAA
- a CDS encoding carbohydrate ABC transporter permease yields MNKVLSNKKVIALYITPALFLVLALIYVPIVQTGYYGLMKWNGIGEMDFIGLKNYTVLMKDALFWKSALHSFLLALFSALSLIGYLFISIILAGKIKGADLLRKIYLIPMLLASVAIAQLWMKIYHPSNGMLNTVLMAIGIEDPPAWLADANLALYAIIIPIIWQYAGFYILIYYAALKNIPESLVEAARIDGASPWQIALKIKLPLIMNVIKVTIVLAVVGSLKYFDLIYVMTGGGPNGASEVMASYMYQKAFKGFDFGYASAIGFFLLVICLIVTYIIRRFTAANEDIY; encoded by the coding sequence ATGAATAAAGTGCTGTCCAATAAAAAAGTCATTGCACTGTACATCACACCTGCCCTTTTCCTGGTCCTTGCGCTGATCTATGTGCCGATTGTGCAGACAGGCTACTATGGTTTAATGAAATGGAATGGCATTGGAGAAATGGATTTTATCGGCTTAAAGAATTACACGGTACTGATGAAAGATGCACTCTTTTGGAAAAGTGCATTGCATTCCTTTTTGCTGGCCCTGTTTTCAGCATTAAGTCTGATCGGTTACTTGTTCATTTCCATTATCCTCGCCGGTAAAATCAAAGGTGCAGATTTATTGAGGAAGATATACCTGATCCCCATGCTGCTGGCGTCAGTTGCAATTGCACAGCTTTGGATGAAGATATATCACCCTTCAAATGGCATGCTGAACACAGTGTTAATGGCTATCGGCATAGAAGATCCGCCTGCATGGCTTGCGGACGCCAATCTCGCACTCTATGCCATCATTATACCAATTATATGGCAATACGCAGGTTTTTACATTCTCATTTATTATGCAGCATTAAAAAATATTCCTGAATCACTTGTTGAAGCAGCAAGAATTGATGGGGCTTCTCCCTGGCAGATTGCCCTTAAAATAAAGCTTCCTTTGATTATGAATGTAATTAAAGTAACGATTGTTCTTGCAGTCGTAGGCTCGCTGAAATACTTTGACCTGATCTATGTCATGACCGGGGGCGGTCCGAATGGAGCAAGCGAAGTAATGGCGTCTTATATGTATCAAAAAGCATTTAAGGGTTTTGACTTTGGATATGCAAGTGCCATCGGATTTTTCCTGCTGGTCATTTGTCTTATTGTTACCTACATCATCCGCAGATTTACAGCTGCAAATGAAGATATCTATTAA
- a CDS encoding YesL family protein: MQNTLGKLFTICEWIMKLAYVNLLWFFFTAAGLIVFGFMPATVSLFTIVRKWQMKQAEVPVWDTFLSIYKKEFTKSNLLGFILVICAGFILLDLHFVNGLEGSLQLLFFVPLLITSALYFITLMYLFPVYVHFELKVTEYIKNSCLLGILNLHLTLIFAASAGSIIFLLLYSPAFIPFFSAVSITWILMYGGMYSFRKIEAREKHRQLEPIRHSGLSRHI; the protein is encoded by the coding sequence ATGCAAAATACACTGGGCAAGCTATTTACAATATGTGAATGGATCATGAAGCTTGCTTATGTTAACTTGCTCTGGTTTTTTTTTACGGCGGCAGGGCTAATCGTTTTTGGCTTCATGCCGGCAACCGTATCCCTCTTCACCATCGTCCGCAAGTGGCAGATGAAACAGGCAGAAGTGCCTGTTTGGGATACTTTCCTATCAATCTATAAAAAGGAATTCACTAAATCTAATTTGCTTGGTTTCATACTTGTAATCTGCGCGGGGTTCATTCTTTTGGATTTACATTTTGTAAATGGATTAGAAGGGAGTCTGCAGCTGCTATTTTTCGTACCGCTGCTGATTACATCTGCTCTCTATTTCATTACTCTGATGTATCTTTTTCCGGTGTATGTACATTTCGAATTAAAAGTAACCGAATATATAAAAAATTCATGTCTACTTGGGATCCTGAACCTGCATCTTACCCTAATTTTTGCAGCATCTGCCGGATCCATCATTTTTCTGCTGTTGTACAGTCCTGCATTTATTCCCTTCTTTAGCGCGGTTTCCATTACATGGATTCTGATGTATGGGGGAATGTACAGTTTTAGGAAAATTGAAGCGAGGGAAAAGCACCGGCAGCTTGAACCGATCAGGCATTCGGGCTTAAGCAGACATATTTAA
- a CDS encoding MBL fold metallo-hydrolase — translation MQTLEKLNCRFWYQTPVSETDRPILGAMVGDRMTLMIDAGNSKAHAQLFLRELEKQRIPSPRMVVLTHWHWDHIFGLPSLDIPSVASSLTKAEMEKLIPFRWTDDALDERVKSGVEIEFCASAIKKEYGKDRSIKIKLPDITFENKLEIDLGGVTCQLQQVGGDHSPDSVVVYIKEEKILFLGDAIYANLYASKWNYTADRVLQLMDALDQFEADTYILSHGTAISKSEYQEEAALLRKAAQLTKEFEGQMEEMKNAYQSYVNRELNDNELEMIQYFANGYELQKTSAV, via the coding sequence ATGCAAACATTAGAAAAACTTAATTGCAGGTTTTGGTATCAAACTCCTGTGTCAGAAACAGACCGTCCCATTTTAGGGGCTATGGTCGGGGATCGAATGACTCTGATGATTGATGCAGGCAATTCTAAGGCTCATGCCCAATTATTTTTAAGAGAGCTGGAGAAGCAGCGAATACCTTCACCAAGAATGGTGGTGCTGACTCATTGGCACTGGGATCATATTTTCGGCCTTCCTTCACTGGATATTCCATCTGTTGCTTCCAGCCTCACGAAAGCGGAAATGGAAAAACTAATTCCTTTTCGATGGACAGATGATGCATTGGATGAACGTGTTAAAAGCGGAGTCGAAATAGAATTTTGCGCAAGCGCCATAAAAAAAGAGTATGGTAAAGATCGAAGCATTAAAATTAAACTTCCAGATATCACGTTCGAGAATAAGCTTGAAATAGATCTCGGAGGTGTGACTTGCCAACTGCAGCAAGTAGGCGGGGACCATTCGCCAGATTCGGTGGTGGTATATATAAAGGAAGAAAAAATATTATTTCTGGGAGATGCGATTTACGCGAATCTTTACGCAAGTAAATGGAATTACACGGCAGACCGCGTGCTTCAGCTAATGGATGCACTGGATCAGTTTGAGGCAGATACATATATTTTGTCTCATGGAACGGCCATATCAAAGTCAGAGTACCAGGAGGAAGCGGCCTTGCTGCGGAAGGCTGCACAGCTTACAAAAGAATTCGAAGGGCAGATGGAAGAAATGAAGAATGCCTATCAATCCTATGTCAATCGTGAACTGAATGACAATGAGCTTGAAATGATACAGTACTTTGCAAATGGTTATGAACTGCAAAAAACTTCTGCAGTTTAA
- a CDS encoding hydroxypyruvate isomerase family protein, protein MNKYSVNLSTVFTEVPFLERFKKAREAGFSYVECQFPYTYTIEEIKKELKQNQLSLGLINLPPGQWEKGDRGLAADPERIEEFRKSVETGIRYANGLGVKKIHCMAGIHQDNNREVFVENLFYAGTAMSKHEITLLIEPINPFDMPGYFLSDLQQAADIIHRVGLPNVKLQFDFYHIERIHGHSLFMYQKYAELVSHVQIADHPGRQQPGTGEINYTDILQYLSKHYRGLIGFEYNPQGRSEESFAWMKGVTS, encoded by the coding sequence ATGAATAAATACTCTGTTAATCTTTCAACTGTTTTTACAGAAGTTCCTTTTTTGGAGCGGTTCAAAAAAGCCCGTGAAGCTGGTTTTTCTTATGTGGAGTGCCAGTTTCCATATACATATACAATAGAAGAAATCAAAAAAGAGCTTAAGCAAAATCAGTTATCGTTGGGCTTAATTAACCTGCCGCCAGGTCAATGGGAAAAAGGGGACCGTGGACTGGCGGCAGACCCGGAGCGCATAGAAGAATTTAGAAAATCAGTTGAAACGGGAATCCGTTATGCAAATGGCCTTGGAGTTAAAAAGATACATTGCATGGCTGGGATACACCAAGATAATAATCGGGAAGTTTTTGTTGAAAATCTCTTTTATGCGGGCACTGCAATGTCTAAGCACGAGATTACCTTATTAATTGAGCCTATCAATCCATTCGACATGCCTGGCTATTTCTTAAGTGATCTCCAGCAGGCAGCCGACATTATCCATCGTGTCGGTTTGCCGAATGTGAAGCTTCAATTCGACTTTTACCATATCGAAAGAATTCATGGCCATTCTCTTTTCATGTATCAAAAATACGCTGAGCTTGTTTCGCATGTGCAAATTGCAGACCATCCGGGCAGACAGCAGCCAGGGACAGGCGAAATAAATTATACCGATATCCTTCAATACTTGAGTAAACACTACCGAGGCTTGATAGGTTTTGAATATAATCCACAAGGCAGAAGTGAAGAGAGTTTTGCTTGGATGAAAGGGGTGACATCATGA
- a CDS encoding response regulator transcription factor, giving the protein MNTKIILIVDDEETTRQGLKKTLEGWSAGRFEIISAADGHEALELFKRTKVNLLITDICMPEMNGLALLKHIRNQGYKPAVMIISGYPHFEFAQEAIRLGVLNYLVKPLRKESLIKAIEEALETEEHMVRADYLEKVADQGLLELEAKKEYVNSSVKQAIAYVNKNLPEQISLKEVADAVHLNASYFSAMFKEQTSITFSEYLTRKRLQLAKKLLITTDLPIDEVARQAGYQTAKYFIKLFKDSEGVTPSKYRKLTELDETPI; this is encoded by the coding sequence ATGAATACAAAGATAATCTTAATAGTGGATGATGAAGAGACAACAAGACAGGGGCTGAAAAAGACACTGGAAGGATGGTCAGCAGGGAGATTTGAGATTATAAGCGCAGCTGATGGACATGAAGCTTTAGAGTTATTTAAGAGGACCAAAGTGAACCTGCTTATTACAGATATATGCATGCCAGAAATGAATGGATTGGCGCTGCTGAAACACATTAGAAATCAAGGATACAAGCCTGCTGTCATGATTATTTCAGGCTATCCTCATTTTGAATTTGCCCAGGAAGCCATCCGGCTGGGTGTTCTCAACTATCTGGTCAAACCACTGCGGAAGGAAAGTCTTATAAAGGCAATTGAAGAGGCTCTTGAAACGGAAGAACATATGGTCAGGGCAGATTATTTGGAGAAAGTCGCAGATCAGGGCCTGTTAGAGCTGGAAGCAAAAAAAGAGTATGTAAATTCATCTGTCAAACAAGCCATTGCTTATGTAAACAAAAACCTTCCGGAACAAATTTCTCTCAAAGAAGTCGCTGATGCAGTGCATCTGAATGCCAGTTATTTTAGTGCGATGTTTAAAGAGCAGACCAGCATTACCTTTAGTGAATATTTGACAAGAAAAAGGCTGCAATTGGCGAAAAAGCTGCTCATAACCACGGATTTGCCAATAGATGAAGTGGCCCGGCAGGCTGGGTATCAAACAGCCAAGTACTTTATTAAGCTTTTTAAAGACTCGGAAGGTGTGACCCCAAGCAAATACCGGAAACTGACCGAACTTGATGAAACTCCCATCTAA